A single window of Nocardia sp. NBC_01327 DNA harbors:
- a CDS encoding MerR family transcriptional regulator, with translation MDDDALLTIGALAERTGLTVKTIRFYADRGVVPPTQYSAAGYRLYDAHAVACLELVRTLRELGVDLATVRRVLARETSVAEVAATHAEALDIQLRILRLRRAVLRAVAKRESDPQEMTLMHKLVQLSDVERQRLIHDFVDDTFGTADANPEMVELVRSTMPELPDDPEPHQVEAWIDLAELVQDSDFRAAVRRMAEYQAKERADGETTGLHHALTEAVREEVAAALRDGIAANSTAAAAIVDSLTARYADTFGKTDDPELRRWIIERLEVANDVRVERYWRLVATINGWPPLPDLGPVFSWFGAALRADARIGDRR, from the coding sequence ATGGACGATGATGCGCTGTTGACGATCGGGGCTCTGGCCGAGCGGACCGGGTTGACGGTCAAGACGATTCGGTTCTATGCCGATCGCGGGGTGGTGCCGCCGACGCAATACAGCGCGGCCGGGTATCGGCTGTATGACGCTCATGCGGTGGCGTGTCTGGAATTGGTGCGCACGCTGCGGGAGCTCGGGGTTGATCTGGCGACTGTCCGGCGGGTGCTCGCGCGGGAGACGTCGGTGGCCGAGGTGGCCGCGACCCATGCCGAAGCCCTGGATATTCAGCTGCGCATCCTCCGACTCCGGCGCGCGGTATTACGCGCGGTGGCCAAACGCGAATCAGACCCACAGGAGATGACTCTCATGCACAAACTGGTTCAGCTGTCCGATGTCGAGCGGCAGCGGCTCATTCACGACTTCGTCGACGACACCTTCGGCACCGCCGACGCCAATCCGGAGATGGTGGAGCTGGTTCGCTCCACCATGCCCGAACTTCCCGACGATCCGGAACCGCACCAGGTCGAAGCCTGGATCGATCTGGCGGAACTGGTGCAGGACAGCGACTTTCGCGCCGCAGTGCGCCGGATGGCCGAGTATCAAGCCAAGGAGCGGGCCGACGGCGAAACCACCGGTTTGCATCATGCGCTCACCGAGGCGGTGCGCGAGGAAGTCGCTGCGGCGCTGCGGGACGGCATCGCCGCGAATTCGACGGCCGCCGCGGCCATTGTCGACTCGTTGACGGCACGCTATGCCGATACCTTCGGCAAGACGGATGACCCCGAACTGCGCCGCTGGATTATCGAGCGACTGGAGGTAGCCAACGACGTTCGAGTGGAACGGTATTGGCGTCTCGTCGCAACCATCAACGGCTGGCCCCCACTACCCGACCTCGGGCCGGTCTTCAGCTGGTTCGGTGCCGCGCTGCGCGCTGATGCCCGAATCGGCGACCGCCGATAA
- a CDS encoding TetR/AcrR family transcriptional regulator: MSEPVRTARQAARAELRRTELVSAAYGLVMTRGFRTIGVDDIAAAAGVSHGTFYNYFDNKRDILDAVIDHCFDHIRERLLGPDADADPATMEAFCDRYARVIDRGYDLVASEPGLVNFLLLEASSIDDGVIERCLHNARLFGVQAVHQVSRGMEYGFLDPQLDVAIAGEVLLSVLVSALFSALRAGQDGLTQDRVRLQLITFLSSALTAEP, encoded by the coding sequence GTGAGTGAGCCGGTGAGAACCGCCCGGCAGGCCGCCCGTGCGGAGTTGCGCCGCACCGAATTGGTCAGCGCCGCTTACGGTCTGGTCATGACGCGGGGCTTCCGCACCATCGGCGTGGACGATATCGCCGCGGCCGCGGGCGTGAGCCACGGGACCTTCTACAACTATTTCGACAATAAACGCGACATCCTCGACGCCGTCATCGACCACTGCTTCGACCATATCCGCGAACGCCTCCTCGGCCCCGACGCCGACGCCGATCCCGCCACCATGGAAGCCTTCTGTGACCGCTACGCCCGCGTCATAGACCGCGGCTACGACCTCGTCGCCTCCGAACCCGGCCTGGTGAATTTCCTGCTCCTGGAAGCCTCTTCGATAGACGACGGCGTCATAGAACGCTGCCTGCACAACGCCCGCCTCTTCGGCGTCCAAGCCGTACACCAGGTCAGCCGAGGCATGGAATACGGCTTCCTGGACCCCCAACTGGACGTAGCCATCGCCGGCGAAGTCCTCCTCTCCGTCCTGGTCTCCGCCCTCTTCTCCGCCCTCCGCGCTGGCCAGGACGGCCTCACCCAGGACCGGGTCCGCCTCCAACTCATCACCTTCCTCTCCTCAGCCCTGACCGCCGAGCCCTAG
- a CDS encoding TetR/AcrR family transcriptional regulator encodes MGGRRLRPEGWGCEGRRREGRGREIVPRTGRPPQHELPLRRRRQIIEAAYEVFTAHGYEATAISAVAARAGIGQGTVYRYFGSKREILDHVIDFGVEKILDSVRIPEFFGTSNSIDELLESVRAAAARFYELIEREPELLRLFFVEAGAIDDELAQRLLGFEAMAASLVSVELARGVAGGWIRADADPEVLAHTILTLVGPGMVRELLGSSDPRLRERSTRVVLHLLEKALRARRVAS; translated from the coding sequence CTGGGTGGTCGTCGACTACGGCCCGAAGGATGGGGATGCGAAGGACGGCGGCGCGAAGGACGGGGCCGCGAAATAGTCCCGCGCACAGGCCGGCCGCCGCAGCACGAGCTTCCGCTGCGGCGGCGCCGGCAGATCATCGAAGCCGCCTACGAGGTGTTCACCGCTCACGGATACGAGGCCACCGCCATTTCGGCGGTGGCCGCGCGCGCCGGGATCGGGCAGGGCACGGTCTATCGGTACTTCGGCAGTAAGCGCGAAATCCTCGACCACGTCATCGATTTCGGTGTCGAGAAGATCCTCGACTCGGTGCGGATCCCGGAGTTCTTCGGCACCTCGAACAGTATCGACGAGCTGCTGGAGTCGGTGCGGGCGGCGGCCGCGCGGTTCTACGAGCTGATCGAGCGCGAACCGGAGCTGCTGCGGCTGTTCTTCGTGGAGGCCGGGGCCATCGATGACGAACTGGCGCAGCGGCTTCTGGGTTTCGAGGCGATGGCCGCCTCACTGGTGTCGGTCGAACTGGCGCGCGGCGTGGCGGGCGGCTGGATTCGCGCCGATGCCGATCCGGAGGTGCTCGCGCACACCATTCTGACGCTGGTGGGTCCCGGTATGGTGCGGGAACTGCTCGGGTCCTCCGACCCCCGGTTGCGCGAGCGCAGCACCAGGGTGGTGCTGCACTTGCTGGAGAAGGCACTGCGTGCGAGGAGAGTGGCTTCGTGA
- a CDS encoding MlaD family protein, translated as MKLSLSGPVSLVLLTILTLICGSYMAVGVLNLDPRRQNNTVTVLLDSSGGLMKTSEVTLRGMPIGRVRDIGATIHGLSVTLEYDAKYRIPVDSQVQIANLSAAGEQFLDFRPTGTAGPFLHDGSIVPNRQVKTATTVGDALAKMDALTAQLDPARLQHLATTVAAGFQGRDADVANLTRALVGTANLLHDKRDEIARLYANVQTLGDRFDGRAPSLSAAAGDIDSALPELLHIIGAFQNYSYIGEHIFDDPLGPLVTKIDQYLSEMGPDLGFIATALKPSTSALKPLRVDAGSIVDLLATVFPGDGAAHVGVEFPR; from the coding sequence ATGAAACTCTCACTCTCCGGGCCGGTCTCGCTGGTGCTGCTGACGATACTGACGCTGATCTGCGGTAGCTATATGGCGGTCGGTGTGCTGAATTTGGATCCGAGGCGCCAGAACAACACCGTCACAGTGCTTTTGGATTCCTCCGGCGGACTGATGAAGACCTCCGAGGTGACGCTGCGGGGCATGCCCATCGGGCGGGTGCGCGATATCGGGGCCACGATTCACGGACTGTCGGTGACGCTGGAATACGATGCGAAGTACCGGATTCCGGTGGACAGTCAGGTGCAGATCGCCAATCTGTCGGCGGCCGGGGAGCAGTTCCTCGACTTCCGGCCGACGGGAACCGCCGGGCCGTTCCTGCATGACGGCAGTATCGTGCCGAACCGTCAGGTCAAGACCGCCACGACCGTCGGTGACGCACTCGCCAAGATGGACGCGCTGACAGCGCAATTGGATCCGGCGCGACTGCAGCATCTGGCGACCACCGTGGCCGCCGGATTCCAGGGCCGCGACGCCGATGTGGCCAATCTGACCCGGGCGCTCGTCGGCACCGCGAATCTCCTGCACGACAAGCGGGATGAGATCGCGCGGCTGTACGCCAATGTGCAGACGCTCGGCGACCGTTTCGACGGCCGCGCACCGTCGCTCAGTGCCGCCGCGGGTGATATCGACTCGGCACTGCCGGAACTGCTGCACATCATCGGCGCGTTCCAGAACTACTCCTACATCGGTGAGCATATTTTCGACGATCCGCTGGGGCCGCTGGTCACCAAGATCGACCAATACCTGTCCGAGATGGGACCCGACCTCGGGTTCATCGCCACCGCACTGAAGCCCTCCACCAGCGCCCTCAAGCCGTTGCGCGTGGATGCCGGATCGATTGTCGATCTGCTGGCCACGGTGTTCCCCGGCGATGGCGCGGCCCATGTCGGCGTCGAATTTCCTCGTTAG
- a CDS encoding MlaD family protein, with the protein MKRVLLRLVPALTAATLLLSGCGVRATDLPIPGTYPSGDTYTVRIEFGSVLNLPDRAKVIADGVEIGMLDHIDLIGTTAVATVKLHSDAKLPKTTTAELRQSTILGDIHIALEAPKNADSGFLHNGDVIPMSQTVPATNVEDILRALSNIITGGRWTDLQKLVTDVNAAFPSDPAELDRINNAGRAALRDMASHTADIDRILAGAQQITTKLADGRQSVDRILTLGPARAAGLADVLFNVIKLIISGGQLAQNAGDLLLPHVGDFRSIVSILAPTAVTLGNSDITLSGNLDTFHTLLRDKLIPFLNSPDVRVQQVSADAQADQLISTLRSIGMVP; encoded by the coding sequence GTGAAGCGTGTACTCCTGCGGCTCGTGCCCGCGCTGACCGCCGCGACCCTGCTGCTCAGTGGGTGCGGAGTGCGGGCCACCGACCTCCCCATCCCGGGGACCTATCCGAGCGGTGATACCTATACCGTCCGAATCGAATTCGGTTCGGTGCTGAATCTGCCGGACCGCGCCAAGGTGATCGCCGACGGCGTCGAGATCGGCATGCTCGACCATATCGATCTGATCGGCACCACCGCCGTCGCGACGGTGAAACTGCATAGCGATGCCAAGCTGCCGAAGACCACCACGGCGGAATTGCGGCAGAGCACCATCCTCGGTGATATCCATATCGCGCTGGAGGCGCCGAAGAACGCCGACAGCGGCTTCCTGCACAATGGCGATGTCATCCCGATGTCGCAGACCGTGCCCGCCACCAATGTGGAGGACATCCTGCGGGCGCTGTCGAATATCATCACCGGCGGCCGGTGGACGGATCTGCAGAAGCTGGTGACCGACGTCAATGCGGCCTTCCCGTCCGATCCGGCCGAGCTGGACCGGATCAATAACGCCGGGCGGGCCGCGCTCCGTGATATGGCCTCGCACACCGCCGATATCGATCGGATTCTGGCGGGGGCGCAACAGATTACGACCAAGCTCGCGGACGGGCGCCAGTCGGTGGATCGCATCCTCACGCTGGGGCCCGCGCGGGCGGCCGGTCTGGCGGATGTGCTGTTCAATGTGATCAAGCTGATCATCAGTGGTGGTCAGCTGGCGCAGAATGCGGGGGATCTGCTGCTGCCGCATGTCGGCGACTTCCGTTCCATCGTCTCGATTCTCGCGCCCACGGCGGTGACGCTCGGCAACTCCGATATCACGCTGTCCGGCAACCTCGACACATTCCACACTCTGTTGCGGGACAAGCTGATTCCCTTCCTGAACTCACCGGATGTGCGGGTGCAGCAGGTGTCGGCCGATGCGCAGGCGGATCAGCTCATTTCGACCCTGCGCTCCATCGGGATGGTGCCATGA
- a CDS encoding MCE family protein: MQWIRKARGRAVLAIGVAVVVIATVAAGVTWASAVRDSEQDVCAEFTDTVGLYKGNSVTMLGVDVGTVSKIESLGDRMRVTMKVGDKVKLPADIQAVTMSSSIVTDRHVELTTPYTGGARFDTAKCIPLDHTKTPIGISEALDSMGKLAGDLTGPGGSDDTLINDTLTAADKAIDGTGPQWNQLLQRLSAVVGDPSQRDVVFRRLVDNLDQLTTMFVSNWPDMQLVLDNLRAGLQLIGEFSTEFAGAVDIAVEFLPVLARNAGKYDQQVYALLDQYLPQAHDFLQQHQGDIGSLLAQLPPLAAQLPQAGAR, translated from the coding sequence ATGCAGTGGATTCGCAAAGCGCGGGGTAGAGCGGTATTGGCCATCGGGGTCGCGGTCGTGGTGATCGCCACGGTGGCGGCGGGAGTGACCTGGGCGAGCGCGGTGCGTGATTCCGAGCAGGACGTCTGCGCGGAGTTCACCGATACCGTCGGCCTCTACAAGGGCAATAGCGTGACCATGCTCGGGGTCGATGTCGGCACCGTCTCGAAGATCGAATCGCTCGGCGATCGCATGCGGGTCACCATGAAGGTCGGCGACAAGGTGAAACTGCCCGCCGATATCCAGGCCGTCACCATGTCCAGTTCGATTGTGACCGACCGGCATGTGGAGTTGACCACGCCGTATACCGGCGGCGCGCGCTTCGATACCGCGAAATGCATTCCGCTGGACCACACCAAGACCCCCATCGGCATCAGCGAGGCGCTCGATTCCATGGGCAAGCTGGCCGGGGATCTGACCGGGCCCGGGGGATCGGATGACACGCTGATCAATGACACCCTCACCGCCGCCGACAAGGCCATCGACGGTACCGGGCCGCAGTGGAATCAGCTGCTACAGCGGCTGTCCGCGGTGGTCGGGGATCCGTCCCAGCGGGATGTGGTGTTCCGGCGGTTGGTGGACAATCTGGATCAGCTCACCACCATGTTCGTGAGCAATTGGCCGGATATGCAACTGGTACTGGACAATCTGCGGGCCGGGTTGCAGCTGATCGGTGAATTCTCCACCGAATTCGCCGGCGCCGTGGATATCGCCGTGGAGTTCCTGCCGGTGCTGGCGCGCAATGCGGGTAAATACGATCAGCAGGTCTACGCACTGCTCGATCAGTATCTGCCGCAGGCGCACGACTTCCTGCAGCAGCATCAGGGTGATATCGGCAGTCTGCTCGCGCAATTGCCGCCGCTCGCCGCGCAGCTACCGCAGGCGGGTGCCCGGTGA
- a CDS encoding MlaD family protein: MQLKALVKYFGELIREVLAGRGDQPTQLRWGIAGVSVCVVLLLAAGALYVVPFGQRTYTADFKISGGARSGDEVRVAGINVGKIRSVDLVGDHVEVSFTVKSEVHVGDRAAVEVKMLTPIGGHYLALAPTGDKDLGRKHIPPDRTGTPFELSDILDKGTPIFSKVDAGTMRSTLGQLDKALAGQPDALRSLVTNANDLTGVLADRTQQLNTTLQISDEYIGAIADDKALLADFVRQLGGVADSLGNRKDQIVSMFNLVKRLLVVLHRPIMAYGDSIEPAVTQFEQLFSKIMEDPNRIDTVVNGMRDVIAKLNGMLGTQVKADQPADGVQVCIPYEGKAC, translated from the coding sequence GTGCAATTGAAAGCGCTGGTGAAGTATTTCGGCGAGCTCATTCGTGAGGTGCTCGCCGGGCGCGGCGATCAGCCGACCCAATTGCGCTGGGGCATAGCGGGAGTCTCGGTGTGCGTGGTGCTGCTGCTGGCGGCGGGGGCGCTGTATGTGGTGCCGTTCGGACAGCGCACCTATACGGCCGATTTCAAGATCTCCGGTGGGGCGCGCTCCGGTGACGAGGTCCGGGTGGCGGGCATCAATGTCGGCAAGATCCGGTCGGTGGATCTGGTCGGCGATCATGTCGAGGTCAGCTTCACGGTGAAATCCGAAGTGCACGTGGGTGATCGGGCGGCGGTGGAGGTCAAGATGCTGACCCCCATCGGCGGCCACTACCTGGCGCTGGCGCCGACCGGCGATAAAGATTTGGGGCGCAAGCACATTCCGCCCGACCGCACCGGAACGCCGTTCGAGCTCAGCGACATTCTCGACAAGGGCACTCCCATCTTCAGCAAGGTCGATGCCGGCACCATGCGCAGCACCCTGGGCCAGCTCGACAAGGCGCTGGCCGGGCAGCCGGACGCGCTGCGCAGTCTGGTCACCAATGCCAATGATCTGACCGGTGTGCTGGCCGACCGTACGCAGCAGTTGAATACGACGCTGCAGATTTCGGACGAGTACATCGGCGCCATTGCCGACGACAAGGCGCTACTGGCCGACTTCGTCCGTCAGCTCGGCGGTGTCGCCGATTCGCTGGGCAATCGCAAGGACCAGATCGTGAGCATGTTCAACCTGGTCAAGCGGCTGCTGGTGGTGCTGCACCGCCCGATCATGGCCTACGGCGACAGCATCGAGCCGGCGGTCACGCAGTTCGAGCAGCTGTTCTCCAAGATCATGGAGGATCCGAATCGGATCGACACCGTCGTGAACGGGATGCGCGATGTGATCGCCAAACTCAACGGCATGCTCGGCACCCAGGTGAAGGCGGATCAGCCCGCCGACGGTGTGCAGGTGTGCATTCCCTACGAAGGCAAGGCGTGCTGA
- a CDS encoding MlaD family protein, translated as MNDVVKSSVKLVIFLLIVSACSVFIVTALRTPIPGDKVGYDAVFTDVSGLFAGDSVRMSGVAVGKVETVALDGAQARVHFTVNTDRPIYDNTQAAVRYQNLIGQRYVELLTDGTGGAKLAPGTTIPVQRTIPSFDVSKLFNGFKPLFDTLDPAQLNQFGDNLLRVIQGDGSGIGPVLSDLDTLTKHASSSEAVIVLLVRNLGLVSDEIGGKSKAVGDLVQQLADILREFTSKNQIMLSAIDTAKAVLGPIVPLLEQGRDAYDQAYGPIDGLLRRLVPATDQLTQLLAITPQVVTGLNQAVPGNGVKPRITCSHGEAAVSGIAGVVLANQNLVVCN; from the coding sequence ATGAACGATGTCGTCAAGTCCTCCGTCAAACTCGTGATCTTCCTGCTCATCGTTTCGGCCTGCTCGGTATTCATCGTGACCGCCCTGCGCACTCCGATTCCGGGTGACAAGGTCGGATACGACGCCGTGTTCACCGATGTATCGGGGTTGTTCGCCGGTGATTCGGTGCGCATGTCGGGTGTCGCGGTCGGCAAGGTAGAGACGGTCGCACTGGACGGTGCGCAGGCGCGGGTGCACTTCACCGTGAACACCGACCGGCCGATCTACGACAACACCCAGGCGGCGGTGCGCTACCAGAATCTCATCGGGCAGCGGTATGTCGAGCTGCTCACCGACGGCACGGGTGGCGCGAAACTCGCTCCGGGAACCACGATTCCGGTGCAGCGCACCATCCCGAGCTTCGATGTCTCCAAACTGTTCAACGGCTTCAAACCGCTGTTCGACACCTTGGATCCCGCGCAGCTCAACCAGTTCGGCGACAATCTGCTGCGGGTGATCCAGGGCGACGGTTCGGGTATCGGGCCGGTGCTCTCGGATCTGGATACGCTCACCAAACACGCCAGCAGCAGTGAAGCGGTCATCGTGCTGCTGGTCCGCAATCTGGGGCTGGTGTCCGATGAGATCGGCGGCAAATCGAAGGCCGTCGGCGATCTGGTCCAGCAGCTGGCGGATATTCTGCGCGAGTTCACCAGCAAGAACCAGATCATGCTCAGCGCCATCGATACCGCCAAAGCCGTTCTCGGGCCGATCGTTCCGCTCCTGGAGCAGGGGCGCGACGCCTACGACCAGGCCTACGGTCCGATCGACGGTCTGCTGCGCCGGCTGGTGCCGGCGACCGACCAGCTCACGCAGCTGCTCGCGATCACTCCGCAGGTGGTCACCGGCCTGAACCAGGCGGTGCCGGGCAATGGGGTGAAGCCGCGGATTACCTGTTCGCACGGGGAGGCCGCGGTATCCGGTATCGCGGGTGTCGTCCTCGCCAACCAGAACCTGGTGGTGTGCAATTGA
- a CDS encoding MlaD family protein gives MSMFKDHSGRSAGPWMLRLRGLVIAIVLVTVTIVVSSYARGSFADRFDLTIDAATLGEGLAPGAEVKFRGYAIGTVREVNTEGYGHQRIEVQIDRKQAAALTEGVTARFTSSNVFGSSAIELVAGSGTAPLHENAILQIGENATNATVAGVFRRAARLTQVLDSATVHRLFDLLLDNAGSLEPVLQSFFDTARMLADGQQAPVGHYLGIGADMTGAFAALTPSAGHAVLGVLEQAAYFGDPANQDRTNKATDGVNQAVLLGISNLLQRNNPELERVLSGVLDLAVPISVSLGTVAPAYNRIPNLLRAMDGAFPVVDGRVQLQLDLIVKTMPYLADSLGGVPK, from the coding sequence ATGAGCATGTTCAAGGATCATTCCGGGCGGAGTGCCGGACCGTGGATGCTGCGGCTGCGCGGTCTGGTGATCGCGATCGTCCTGGTCACGGTGACGATCGTCGTAAGTTCCTATGCGCGTGGATCGTTCGCCGACAGGTTCGACCTGACCATCGACGCCGCGACGCTGGGCGAGGGGCTGGCGCCGGGCGCGGAGGTGAAATTCCGCGGCTACGCCATCGGCACCGTGCGCGAGGTGAATACCGAGGGTTACGGCCATCAGCGCATCGAGGTGCAGATCGACCGTAAGCAGGCCGCCGCGCTCACCGAGGGTGTCACCGCGCGCTTCACCTCCTCGAATGTGTTCGGCTCCAGTGCGATCGAGCTGGTGGCGGGGAGCGGCACCGCGCCGCTGCACGAGAACGCCATCCTGCAGATCGGTGAGAACGCCACCAATGCGACCGTCGCGGGCGTCTTCCGGCGGGCGGCCCGGCTCACCCAGGTGCTCGACTCCGCCACCGTCCATAGGCTTTTCGACCTGCTGCTGGACAATGCGGGCAGCCTGGAACCGGTACTGCAGTCGTTCTTCGACACCGCGCGCATGCTGGCCGATGGGCAGCAGGCGCCGGTCGGTCACTACCTCGGTATCGGCGCGGATATGACCGGAGCCTTCGCGGCTCTGACCCCGTCGGCGGGTCATGCCGTGCTGGGGGTGCTGGAGCAGGCCGCGTACTTCGGTGATCCGGCGAATCAGGATCGCACCAACAAGGCCACTGACGGGGTGAATCAGGCGGTGCTGCTCGGGATTTCGAATCTGCTGCAGCGCAATAATCCCGAGCTGGAGAGGGTGCTGAGCGGCGTGCTGGATCTGGCGGTGCCGATCAGCGTCTCGCTGGGCACCGTCGCCCCGGCCTACAACCGGATTCCGAATCTGCTGCGCGCCATGGACGGAGCCTTCCCGGTGGTGGACGGCCGGGTGCAGCTGCAGCTCGATCTGATCGTGAAAACCATGCCGTACCTGGCTGATTCACTCGGGGGAGTGCCGAAATGA
- a CDS encoding MlaE family ABC transporter permease translates to MTQVPARYQPLGAAGRIVERGAQAPLGVFESLGHQATFVYEVLTAIPHTLRFYRRQTMLILSDITWGSGAIIVGGGTVAVLAFLGIAVGGSIGVEGFTALNMVGMGPLTGFVSAYANTREMAPMVAAIGFAAQAGCRMTAEIGSMRISEEIDALEAIGIRPMPFVVTTRVIAGVITIVPLHLLTLILSYLSCATVVNVLHGQSSGTYYHYFDAFLQPSDVLASLLKATIFVITIILIHGYQGFYATGGPEGVGRASGRAIRASLVLVVILDMILTIVIWGFDVGIKISG, encoded by the coding sequence ATGACCCAGGTTCCCGCACGCTATCAGCCGCTCGGCGCGGCCGGTCGGATCGTCGAACGCGGTGCGCAGGCCCCGCTGGGGGTCTTCGAATCCCTGGGCCATCAAGCGACTTTCGTCTATGAGGTGCTGACGGCAATCCCGCATACGCTGCGGTTCTATCGCCGCCAGACCATGCTCATCCTCTCCGATATCACCTGGGGCTCGGGCGCGATCATCGTCGGCGGCGGCACCGTGGCGGTGCTGGCCTTCCTCGGCATCGCGGTCGGCGGCTCCATCGGCGTGGAGGGTTTCACCGCGCTGAATATGGTCGGCATGGGCCCGCTCACCGGGTTCGTCTCCGCGTATGCGAATACCCGGGAAATGGCGCCCATGGTGGCAGCCATCGGATTCGCCGCGCAGGCCGGCTGCCGCATGACGGCCGAGATCGGGTCCATGCGCATCTCCGAGGAGATCGATGCGCTCGAGGCCATCGGCATCCGGCCGATGCCGTTCGTGGTGACCACCCGCGTGATCGCCGGTGTCATCACCATCGTGCCGCTGCACCTGCTCACGCTGATTCTGTCGTATCTGTCCTGCGCGACCGTGGTGAATGTGCTGCACGGGCAGTCCTCGGGCACCTACTACCACTACTTCGACGCCTTCCTGCAACCGAGTGATGTGCTCGCCTCGCTGCTCAAAGCGACGATTTTCGTGATCACCATCATTCTCATCCACGGCTACCAGGGCTTCTACGCCACCGGCGGACCGGAGGGCGTGGGCCGCGCCTCGGGCCGCGCCATTCGCGCCAGCCTGGTGCTGGTGGTCATTCTGGACATGATCCTCACCATCGTGATCTGGGGCTTCGATGTCGGCATCAAGATTTCGGGGTGA
- a CDS encoding MlaE family ABC transporter permease — protein sequence MVDKAIRGPEPFVRQAVEFVLSGLRTFGRTIQLAVAAFRYLVTDIVALKHPWRDTLQQGWFIVSVTAIPAVLVSIPFGVIVAVQVGSLTQQVGASSVSGAAGGLGVIRQGAPMVTALLLGGAAGSAIAADLGARTIRDEVDALRTMGIDPVRRLVAPRLAAMLVLTPLLCMLIIFMGVFTGYVIAVGFQGVTPGSYLSAFAAFAKMSDLGVAILKAVLFGVIVLIVSCQRGLEAMNGPKGVANAVNAAVVIGVIAAFGVNLVITQLVSMFLPTQVG from the coding sequence TTGGTCGACAAGGCCATTCGGGGGCCGGAGCCGTTCGTTCGGCAGGCAGTCGAGTTCGTTCTTTCCGGGTTGCGCACGTTCGGGCGCACCATTCAACTGGCGGTGGCGGCATTTCGCTACCTCGTCACCGATATCGTCGCCCTGAAACATCCGTGGCGTGACACCCTGCAGCAGGGGTGGTTCATAGTCAGCGTGACCGCGATTCCCGCTGTGCTGGTATCGATTCCGTTCGGCGTCATTGTCGCGGTGCAGGTCGGCAGCCTCACCCAGCAGGTCGGCGCGAGCTCCGTCTCCGGCGCGGCCGGTGGTCTGGGCGTCATCCGGCAGGGTGCGCCCATGGTGACCGCACTGCTGCTGGGCGGTGCGGCCGGATCGGCCATCGCCGCCGATCTCGGCGCCCGCACCATTCGCGATGAGGTGGATGCGCTGCGCACCATGGGAATCGACCCGGTGCGCCGGCTGGTCGCCCCGCGGCTGGCGGCCATGCTCGTGCTCACGCCCCTGCTCTGCATGCTGATCATCTTCATGGGCGTCTTCACCGGATATGTGATCGCGGTCGGCTTCCAGGGCGTCACGCCCGGCAGCTATCTGTCGGCCTTCGCGGCCTTCGCCAAGATGAGCGATCTCGGGGTGGCGATCCTCAAAGCCGTGCTGTTCGGCGTGATCGTGCTGATCGTGTCCTGTCAGCGTGGCCTGGAAGCCATGAACGGTCCCAAGGGCGTTGCCAATGCGGTGAACGCCGCGGTGGTGATCGGCGTGATCGCGGCCTTCGGTGTGAATCTTGTTATCACCCAGCTGGTTTCGATGTTCCTACCGACGCAGGTGGGCTGA